A window of the Bacteriovorax sp. PP10 genome harbors these coding sequences:
- a CDS encoding L,D-transpeptidase — MKTLLPIIFAFAVSASVAFSQDEGIVSNGRPVDVDVTFNQSTFESQPWTKEFRYVIVVNKANTGSEAQTVKVYEYGQLIRTEKVSTGRDAFERKGEHHSKRDSWTVTPTGYYTPVTLTRLHKSSAYGGKFSWLTGGTKMPFAIFFNGGIALHERPGGTEGQLGTKASGGCIRLPAGFAEELFNRVLETSGAKNPRFNVNGTAKLDESGNQMYAQNPGYGTLVVVQNKVL; from the coding sequence TTGAAAACTCTATTACCAATCATTTTCGCATTCGCAGTATCTGCAAGTGTAGCTTTCTCACAAGACGAAGGAATCGTTTCTAACGGAAGACCCGTTGATGTTGACGTGACTTTCAACCAAAGCACATTCGAGTCTCAACCATGGACTAAAGAATTCCGTTACGTGATCGTTGTTAACAAGGCGAACACTGGATCAGAAGCTCAAACAGTAAAAGTTTATGAGTACGGACAATTAATCAGAACTGAAAAAGTATCAACAGGTCGCGACGCTTTCGAAAGAAAAGGTGAACACCACTCTAAGAGAGATTCATGGACTGTAACACCAACTGGATATTACACTCCGGTTACATTAACTAGACTTCATAAGTCTTCTGCTTACGGTGGAAAATTCTCATGGCTTACTGGTGGAACTAAAATGCCATTCGCTATCTTCTTCAATGGTGGAATCGCGTTGCACGAAAGACCAGGTGGAACTGAAGGACAACTTGGAACTAAAGCTTCAGGTGGATGTATTCGTCTTCCAGCTGGATTTGCTGAAGAACTTTTCAACCGTGTACTTGAAACTTCTGGAGCTAAAAACCCAAGATTCAATGTTAACGGAACTGCAAAGTTAGATGAATCAGGAAACCAAATGTATGCACAAAACCCAGGGTACGGAACTCTAGTTGTTGTTCAAAACAAAGTTCTTTAA
- a CDS encoding TIGR02147 family protein — METNTTENNHSQLWLENLIAEKIKKNPQFSLRAFARMVDVSPAVLSRILSGKRKLTFNLATRIADALVLGPVERDTLYSFFLSSSSEEKTEEEKVQKELSIDCFNAMKEWYHYGITQLLYIESFKEDSKWISKMLSITELEAKMAIERLLRLEILDRDENGKLYRTATHLSTTTDIASAGIRHFQKQILEKSIESLEKDDVLERDITSITIAINEDRLAEAKLEIKKFRMKMSEFLSTGEKTRVYNLGVHLIPLSKSVNGDMNELN; from the coding sequence ATGGAAACAAACACTACCGAAAATAATCATTCCCAGCTTTGGTTAGAAAATCTCATCGCTGAAAAGATTAAAAAGAATCCGCAATTTTCTCTTCGTGCATTTGCTCGAATGGTTGATGTGAGTCCGGCGGTGTTATCAAGAATTCTCTCTGGCAAAAGAAAACTCACTTTCAATCTTGCCACGAGAATTGCTGATGCACTTGTTCTGGGGCCAGTCGAGCGCGACACACTTTATTCTTTCTTTTTGAGTTCTTCATCAGAGGAAAAAACTGAAGAAGAAAAAGTGCAGAAGGAATTAAGCATTGATTGCTTTAATGCCATGAAGGAGTGGTACCACTACGGTATTACTCAGCTGCTCTACATTGAGTCGTTTAAAGAAGACTCAAAGTGGATTTCAAAAATGCTTTCGATTACAGAACTGGAAGCAAAGATGGCGATTGAAAGACTCCTGCGTCTGGAGATTTTAGACCGTGATGAAAATGGAAAGCTCTATAGGACCGCTACGCATTTATCGACAACGACAGATATTGCTTCAGCGGGGATAAGGCATTTTCAAAAGCAGATTTTAGAGAAGTCGATTGAGTCGTTGGAAAAAGATGATGTACTCGAAAGAGATATCACGTCTATTACGATTGCGATTAATGAAGATCGACTGGCCGAAGCGAAATTAGAAATTAAGAAATTTAGAATGAAGATGTCGGAATTTTTAAGCACTGGGGAAAAGACGCGAGTTTATAACCTTGGTGTGCACCTTATACCTTTAAGTAAATCTGTAAATGGAGATATGAATGAACTTAATTAA
- a CDS encoding polysaccharide deacetylase family protein, whose translation MKTTLMAALLLMSANSFADFSQTNLGQDNGTEDKAFNQRNQERLHTGTSEIILTFDDGPTPGVTEKVLDTLKEYGAKATFFVIAEKAKAAPALMQRILDEGHIVGNHSLTHKALNDGNITFLNWKKLVRTEVLGAHEILGPYMANGQHFYYRAPEGAWDSKFADLLNKDSIGQQYIGPILWDIGGELRMNANGAFVEAADWACWSKKITVDDCLSGYLYEARAKKGGVVLMHDLRHQSAEMLAKFIPALQKNGFSFKTLDDVDWAARKK comes from the coding sequence ATGAAGACTACTTTAATGGCAGCGCTATTACTTATGTCGGCCAATTCATTTGCTGATTTTTCGCAAACTAATTTAGGTCAGGACAATGGAACGGAAGACAAAGCTTTCAACCAAAGAAACCAAGAAAGACTTCACACTGGTACAAGTGAAATCATCCTAACTTTCGATGATGGACCAACTCCAGGTGTAACTGAAAAAGTTCTAGATACATTAAAAGAATACGGAGCAAAAGCGACGTTCTTCGTTATCGCTGAAAAAGCAAAAGCTGCTCCGGCACTTATGCAAAGAATCCTTGATGAAGGTCACATTGTTGGTAACCACTCTCTTACTCACAAAGCTTTAAACGATGGAAACATCACTTTCTTAAATTGGAAAAAGTTAGTAAGAACTGAAGTTTTAGGAGCTCACGAAATCCTTGGTCCTTACATGGCAAACGGACAACACTTCTACTACCGTGCACCGGAAGGAGCATGGGATAGTAAGTTTGCTGATCTTTTAAACAAAGATTCAATCGGACAACAATACATTGGACCAATCCTTTGGGATATCGGTGGTGAGTTAAGAATGAATGCTAATGGTGCTTTCGTTGAAGCCGCAGACTGGGCATGTTGGTCAAAGAAAATTACTGTTGATGACTGTCTATCTGGATACCTTTACGAAGCTCGCGCTAAAAAAGGTGGAGTTGTGTTAATGCACGATCTTCGTCACCAATCAGCTGAGATGCTTGCGAAGTTTATTCCAGCTCTTCAGAAAAATGGTTTCTCATTCAAGACTTTGGATGATGTAGACTGGGCAGCTAGAAAGAAATAA
- a CDS encoding class I SAM-dependent methyltransferase yields MKSTFGYKYLTKNMSVLNLEMTTIRDLDESIDILCEHFGEEDQDQSLAEEHCPYFGVMWEAGIGLSQFLTREMCEGKKILEIGCGLALPSFIATRFGGNVIATDFHADVPLFLQENQEKNKINFEYQVMNWRNEIERTKTSLGLFDLVIGSDILYESQHADQVAEALIAFLKPGGKILLSDPGRAYVQKFISAMQKLGYPEKFTTQKVPAHLTPKNIDREIYLFEFSK; encoded by the coding sequence ATGAAAAGTACTTTCGGTTATAAATACCTAACAAAAAATATGTCAGTTCTAAATTTAGAAATGACAACCATCCGCGACTTGGATGAAAGCATCGATATCCTTTGTGAACACTTCGGTGAAGAGGATCAGGATCAATCTCTGGCCGAAGAGCACTGCCCTTATTTTGGAGTGATGTGGGAAGCAGGGATCGGTCTTAGTCAGTTTCTCACTCGTGAGATGTGCGAAGGGAAAAAAATCCTTGAAATCGGCTGTGGACTAGCTCTACCGAGCTTTATCGCCACTCGCTTTGGTGGAAATGTCATTGCGACAGACTTTCATGCCGACGTCCCTTTATTCTTACAAGAAAATCAGGAAAAAAATAAAATCAATTTCGAGTATCAAGTCATGAACTGGAGAAATGAAATTGAACGCACAAAGACGTCTCTAGGATTGTTTGATCTGGTTATTGGCTCCGACATTCTCTATGAAAGTCAGCATGCTGATCAGGTGGCAGAGGCCTTAATCGCTTTTTTAAAACCAGGTGGAAAAATTCTTCTTTCCGATCCTGGACGGGCCTATGTTCAAAAGTTTATTTCAGCTATGCAAAAGTTGGGTTACCCTGAGAAATTCACGACACAAAAAGTCCCGGCGCACCTGACACCAAAAAATATCGACCGCGAAATTTATCTTTTTGAATTTTCTAAATAA
- a CDS encoding M24 family metallopeptidase: MTTHPDENLGEQFNLEDYLRAQEKTRQVVLAFSKMLKPGINEVEAKALLEKTLDESGLEKRWHPSKMRIGPNTTKNFRDDSVPHVLTENDIFFVDIGPVYCNHEGDYGETFTLGSDPRLKKLAEASKTIFNSTLKVWKEKKLTGIELYEYADLEAQKLNLKLNSNMYGHRMGDFPHAVHSRAKLGALDFTPTPQLWILEIHVIDEELGMGSFFEDLLI; the protein is encoded by the coding sequence ATGACTACACATCCAGACGAGAACCTTGGTGAGCAATTTAATTTAGAAGATTATTTGCGTGCTCAGGAAAAAACCAGACAAGTGGTTTTAGCTTTTTCTAAAATGCTTAAACCTGGCATCAATGAAGTTGAAGCAAAAGCATTGCTTGAAAAAACTCTTGATGAATCTGGACTGGAAAAACGCTGGCATCCCAGCAAAATGAGAATCGGACCTAATACGACAAAAAATTTCCGCGATGATTCTGTCCCTCACGTACTAACTGAAAACGATATTTTCTTTGTTGATATCGGGCCGGTTTATTGCAATCACGAAGGTGATTACGGCGAGACATTTACACTGGGATCTGATCCGCGTTTAAAAAAATTAGCTGAAGCTTCTAAAACAATTTTCAACTCTACTCTTAAAGTCTGGAAAGAAAAAAAGCTTACAGGTATTGAGCTTTATGAATACGCTGATCTTGAAGCACAAAAATTAAATCTAAAACTCAACAGTAATATGTATGGCCACAGGATGGGAGACTTTCCTCATGCCGTTCATTCCAGAGCAAAACTCGGGGCCCTGGACTTCACTCCAACTCCACAATTATGGATTTTAGAAATTCATGTGATTGATGAAGAATTGGGAATGGGTTCTTTTTTCGAAGATCTACTTATTTAG